One Weissella ceti DNA window includes the following coding sequences:
- a CDS encoding non-canonical purine NTP pyrophosphatase has product MTNKRLVVASNNSHKTAEMIAYFDLLGQEVINYRDLHEQISFPAESETDMAYNMQMKAETVHAILPDEYILADDSALFIPSIPEHFGVTTMREFKAHQLSGNEEINDYILAQLPAGVDRAGYLQANFYLITPEGERVDVVQTGGIAIAEAARSDNGIDALMVTETGQTLGEMPLSERIDYAHRGRAAQVLLKKLANI; this is encoded by the coding sequence ATGACTAATAAACGGTTAGTAGTTGCGTCTAACAATTCACACAAAACAGCTGAAATGATTGCGTACTTTGATTTATTAGGACAAGAAGTGATTAATTATCGCGATTTGCATGAACAGATTAGTTTCCCTGCCGAATCAGAGACCGACATGGCGTATAATATGCAAATGAAGGCCGAAACAGTGCATGCGATTTTACCGGATGAATATATCTTGGCTGACGATTCTGCCTTGTTTATTCCAAGTATCCCTGAACATTTTGGGGTCACAACAATGCGTGAATTTAAAGCGCATCAATTATCAGGTAACGAAGAAATCAATGACTACATTTTGGCGCAATTACCAGCAGGTGTTGATCGTGCTGGTTACCTGCAAGCTAATTTTTATTTGATTACGCCTGAAGGAGAACGGGTAGATGTTGTCCAAACAGGTGGTATTGCCATCGCAGAAGCAGCACGTAGTGACAATGGCATTGATGCGTTAATGGTGACTGAGACAGGGCAGACGCTAGGTGAGATGCCTCTGTCAGAGCGTATTGATTACGCACACCGTGGGCGTGCCGCACAAGTATTATTGAAGAAATTAGCAAACATATAA